The Cucumis melo cultivar AY chromosome 6, USDA_Cmelo_AY_1.0, whole genome shotgun sequence genome includes a region encoding these proteins:
- the LOC103484221 gene encoding cation/H(+) antiporter 4-like, producing the protein MEKETQLNPNMTSTICIDIPTYVNSKGLWVEFDDSEWWLKPSLPLLEFQLIVLCFSLAITYFFLKRLGISKISCQILTGLAFGWSWNEWDEAKRKNLNIGSQEVLALLAELGYTLYTFLIAAKVDLRMTVATGKRALLIGISALLLPLITETLVVSMVVEDLALTLRQRFALPSLSSFHAIISFPVVASLVKELHIMNSELGRLCLSSALISDFVGTFILIMKGHIKRYHMNTSRISTEVGALMVLILVAFFVLRPAMFWIIKQTPQGMPVKSCYIDGVVFLALLYIVLGTFTGHASIIGAYVMGLAIPDGAPLASTLVSKFECLVEDVFMPIFVTTCALRADLSKISATTFDVVFTKLNIILLCVACTVKFVASVSSSRYCKLPFKDALALSLIMCSKGPVELIFYTIFRDNRFIDNELFGCFVVWILFFATMVPIAVKGLYDPSRKYACYQDRNIMHLNRFSDKLRLLACIHQHENVNAIIHLLNLSCPTIENSIIVHIFHLIELPGRITPIFISHKRQGNSFDKRSYSQQIVHSFDKFERENEGTACVECYTSVSPCTVMHNDVCTLALDKIASFIILPFHITWTVDGSIGRVDKNVRTLNYSILERAPCSVGIFAHRSKLEHFRARKRSSYSVCVIFLGGKDDREALSYAKRMVKDLRVELTVLRLKAPQNYQNRSKLHNSWEYIMDEEVVKDFKGKCLGDERVVYEEKICGDGQETAFLLRKVVDMFDLMIVGRRNGLETPQTDGLNEWNEFPELGYLGDLIASSEINNGTSLLVIQQQQISHHISKHTL; encoded by the exons ATGGAAAAGGAGACACAGTTGAATCCAAATATGACAAGTACAATATGTATAGATATTCCAACTTATGTAAATTCCAAAGGTttgtgggttgaatttgatgACTCTGAATGGTGGTTGAAGCCTTCTTTGCCTCTTCTTGAGTTTCAGTTGATTGTGCTATGCTTCTCCTTGGCAATTACATATTTCTTTCTCAAGCGTCTTGGGATCTCCAAGATTTCCTGTCAAATTCTT ACAGGCCTGGCATTCGGGTGGTCGTGGAATGAATGGGACGAGGCAAAACGAAAGAATTTGAACATTGGAAGTCAAGAAGTGCTTGCATTACTGGCAGAATTGGGGTACACTTTGTACACTTTTTTAATTGCAGCAAAAGTTGATTTAAGAATGACAGTAGCAACAGGAAAACGTGCATTACTCATTGGAATTTCAGCCTTATTACTCCCTCTAATCACAGAGACATTGGTTGTAAGTATGGTTGTTGAAGACTTGGCATTGACATTGAGGCAAAGGTTCGCCCTTCCCTCGTTGAGTAGCTTTCATGCAATAATTTCATTTCCTGTTGTTGCTTCACTTGTAAAAGAGCTTCATATTATGAACTCAGAATTGGGGCGTTTATGCCTTTCCTCTGCCTTGATTAGTGACTTTGTTGGTACATTCATTTTAATCATGAAAGGCCATATTAAACGATATCATATGAACACTTCAAGAATCTCAACTGAAGTGGGGGCTTTAATGGTGCTCATACTTGTGGCTTTCTTTGTGTTAAGACCTGCAATGTTTTGGATCATCAAGCAAACACCTCAAGGAATGCCTGTGAAGAGTTGTTACATTGATGGGGTTGTTTTTTTAGCTCTTTTATACATTGTTTTAGGGACTTTTACAGGTCATGCTTCCATTATAGGAGCTTATGTTATGGGGTTGGCTATTCCCGATGGAGCTCCTTTAGCATCCACACTTGTGAGTAAATTTGAGTGCCTTGTTGAAGATGTTTTTATGCCTATTTTTGTCACTACCTGTGCTTTGAGAGCTGATTTGTCAAAGAtttcagccactacatttgatGTTGTTTTCACTAAATTGAACATAATTCTGCTTTGTGTGGCCTGTACTGTCAAATTTGTAGCTTCTGTTTCGTCTTCTAGATATTGCAAGTTGCCCTTCAAGGATGCTTTGGCACTTTCTCTTATTATGTGCTCCAAAGGTCCTGTGGAATTGATTTTTTACACAATATTCAGGGACAATCGT TTTATTGACAATGAGCTTTTTGGATGCTTCGTTGTTTGGATATTGTTTTTTGCAACCATGGTGCCAATTGCAGTGAAAGGGTTGTATGATCCTTCAAGGAAATATGCTTGCTATCAAGATAGAAACATCATGCATTTGAATCGCTTCTCTGACAAGCTTCGACTCCTCGCCTGCATTCATCAACATGAAAATGTCAATGCCATTATTCATCTTCTGAATCTCTCATGCCCTACAATCGAGAACTCGATCATTGTTCATATATTCCATCTCATTGAGCTCCCTGGACGGATCACTCCCATCTTCATTTCACACAAACGACAAGGTAACTCCTTTGACAAGCGCTCCTACTCCCAACAAATCGTTCATTCTTTTGATAAGTTTGAGAGAGAGAATGAAGGGACAGCGTGCGTTGAATGCTACACTTCTGTATCACCATGCACAGTAATGCACAATGATGTTTGCACATTGGCACTTGACAAGATTGCATCGTTTATAATACTTCCTTTCCATATAACATGGACCGTGGATGGTTCCATCGGAAGAGTTGACAAAAATGTGAGGACATTGAACTACAGCATCCTCGAAAGGGCTCCTTGTTCAGTCGGCATCTTCGCCCACCGAAGCAAATTAGAACATTTCAGAGCAAGAAAGAGAAGTAGTTACTCAGTGTGTGTTATTTTCTTGGGAGGGAAGGATGATAGGGAGGCACTATCATATGCTAAACGTATGGTAAAGGACTTGAGAGTGGAGCTAACAGTGCTTCGACTGAAGGCACcacaaaattatcaaaatagATCAAAGTTACATAACAGTTGGGAATATATAATGGATGAAGAAGTTGTTAAAGATTTTAAAGGAAAGTGTTTGGGAGATGAGAGAGTTGTATATGAAGAAAAGATTTGTGGAGATGGACAAGAAACAGCATTCTTACTTAGAAAAGTAGTAGATATGTTTGACCTAATGATAGTAGGAAGAAGAAATGGTTTAGAAACACCTCAAACTGATGGTCTCAACGAATGGAATGAGTTTCCAGAGCTTGGATATTTGGGAGATTTGATTGCCTCAAGTGAGATTAACAATGGAACTTCTTTGTTGGTAATACAACAACAACAAATCTCACATCACATTTCCAAACACACTCTTTAG
- the LOC127149996 gene encoding cation/H(+) antiporter 4-like, with product MTSTICIDLPPYVNSKGIWVEFDDSEWWLKPSLPLLEFQLIVLCFSLAITYFFLKRFGISKISCQILIGLAFGWSWNEWDEAKRKHLNVGSQEVLALLAELGYTLYTFLIAAKVDLRMTVATGKSALLIGISALLLPLITETLVVSMVVEDWELTLRQRLALPALSSFHAKSSFPVVASLVKELHIMNSELGRLGLSSALVNDIFGTFILTMQVQIRRYYLNTSSVSTELGALMMLILVAFFVLRPTMFWIIKQTPQGMPVKSCYIDGVVSLAFLYIVLGNITGHASIIGAYVLGLAIPNGAPLASTLVSKIECLVENVFMPIFVTTCALRADLSKISTTAFDVVFTKLNIILLCVACTVKLVASVSSSKYCKLPFKDALALSLIMCSKGPVELMAYTVSRDNRFIDNELFGCFVVWVLFFATIVPIAVKRLYDPSRKYAGYQNRNIMHLNRFSDKLRLLACIHQHENVNAIIHLLNLSCPTIENSIVVHIFHLIELPGQITPIFISHKRQGNPFDKRSYSQQIIRSFDKFERENEGTAYVECFTSVSPCTKMHNDVCTLALDKIASFIILPFHITWTVDGSIERVDKNVRTLNYSILERAPCSVGIFAHRRKLEHFKARKRSSYSVCVIFLGGKDDREALSYAKRMVNDLRVELTVLRLQASKDYQNRSKSLNSWEHVMDEEVVKDFKGKCLGDERVVYEEEVCTDGQKTALILRKVVDMFDLMIVGRRNGLETPQTDGLDEWNEFPELGHLGDLIASSDINTGTSLLVIQQQISHDISKHTL from the exons ATGACGAGTACAATTTGTATAGATCTTCCACCTTATGTAAATTCCAAAGGTATATGGGTTGAGTTTGATGACTCTGAATGGTGGTTGAAGCCATCATTGCCTCTTCTTGAGTTTCAGTTGATTGTGTTATGCTTCTCCTTGGCAATTACATATTTCTTTCTCAAGCGTTTTGGTATCTCCAAGATTTCTTGTCAAATTCTT ATAGGGCTGGCATTCGGGTGGTCGTGGAATGAATGGGACGAGGCAAAACGAAAGCATTTGAACGTGGGAAGTCAAGAAGTGCTTGCATTACTGGCAGAATTGGGGTACACTTTGTACACTTTTTTAATTGCAGCAAAAGTTGATTTAAGAATGACAGTAGCAACAGGAAAAAGTGCATTACTCATTGGAATTTCTGCCTTATTACTCCCTCTAATCACAGAGACATTGGTTGTAAGTATGGTTGTTGAAGATTGGGAATTGACATTGAGGCAAAGGTTAGCCCTCCCCGCGTTGAGTAGCTTTCATGCTAAGAGTTCATTTCCTGTTGTTGCTTCACTTGTAAAAGAGCTTCATATTATGAACTCAGAATTGGGGCGTTTAGGCCTTTCCTCTGCCTTGGTTAATGACATTTTTGGTACCTTCATTTTAACCATGCAAGTCCAAATTAGACGATATTATCTGAACACTTCAAGTGTCTCAACTGAATTGGGGGCCTTAATGATGCTCATACTTGTGGCTTTCTTTGTGTTAAGACCTACAATGTTTTGGATCATCAAGCAAACACCTCAAGGAATGCCTGTGAAGAGTTGTTACATTGATGGAGTtgtttctttagcttttttatACATTGTTTTGGGGAATATAACAGGTCATGCTTCCATTATAGGAGCTTATGTTTTGGGGTTGGCTATTCCTAATGGAGCTCCTTTAGCATCAACACTTGTCAGTAAAATTGAGTGCCTtgttgaaaatgtttttatgcCTATTTTTGTCACTACCTGTGCTTTGAGAGCTGATTTGTCCAAGATTTCAACCACTGCATTTGATGTCGTTTTCACTAAATTGAACATAATTCTGCTTTGTGTGGCCTGTACTGTCAAATTAGTAGCTTCTGTTTCGTCTTCTAAGTATTGCAAGTTGCCCTTCAAGGATGCTTTGGCGCTTTCTCTTATTATGTGCTCCAAAGGTCCTGTGGAATTGATGGCCTACACAGTATCCAGAGACAATCGT TTTATTGACAATGAGCTTTTTGGATGCTTCGTTGTTTGGGTATTGTTTTTTGCAACCATAGTGCCAATTGCAGTGAAACGGTTGTATGATCCTTCAAGGAAATATGCTGGCTATCAAAATAGAAACATCATGCATTTGAATCGCTTCTCTGACAAGCTTCGACTCCTCGCCTGCATTCATCAACATGAAAACGTTAATGCAATTATTCATCTTTTGAATCTCTCATGCCCTACAATCGAGAACTCAATAGTTGTTCATATATTCCATCTCATCGAGCTTCCTGGACAGATCACTCCCATCTTCATTTCGCACAAACGACAGGGTAACCCCTTCGACAAGCGCTCCTACTCCCAACAAATCATTCGTTCCTTTGATAAGTTTGAGAGAGAGAATGAAGGGACAGCGTACGTGGAATGCTTCACTTCCGTCTCACCATGCACGAAAATGCACAATGATGTATGCACATTGGCACTTGACAAGATTGCATCGTTTATAATACTTCCTTTCCATATAACATGGACCGTGGATGGTTCCATTGAAAGAGTCGATAAAAATGTCCGGACATTGAACTACAGCATCCTCGAAAGGGCTCCTTGTTCAGTCGGCATCTTCGCCCACCGAAGAAAATTAGAACATTTCAAAGCAAGAAAGAGAAGTAGTTACTCGGTGTGTGTTATTTTCTTGGGAGGGAAGGATGATAGAGAAGCACTATCATACGCTAAACGTATGGTAAATGACTTGAGAGTGGAGCTAACGGTGCTCCGATTGCAGGCGTCGAAAGATTATCAAAATAGATCAAAATCACTTAACAGTTGGGAACATGTAATGGATGAAGAAGTTGTTAAAGATTTTAAAGGAAAGTGTTTGGGGGATGAAAGAGTTGTATATGAAGAAGAGGTTTGTACAGATGGACAAAAAACAGCATTAATACTTAGAAAAGTAGTAGATATGTTTGATCTAATGATAGTAGGAAGAAGAAATGGATTAGAAACACCTCAAACCGATGGTCTCGATGAATGGAATGAGTTTCCAGAGCTTGGACATTTGGGAGATTTGATTGCTTCAAGTGATATCAACACTGGAACTTCTTTGTTGGTAATACAACAACAAATCTCACATGACATTTCCAAACACACACTTTAG